Proteins encoded within one genomic window of Oncorhynchus mykiss isolate Arlee chromosome 27, USDA_OmykA_1.1, whole genome shotgun sequence:
- the LOC118944764 gene encoding E3 ubiquitin-protein ligase RNF186-like, producing the protein MAEVDSASSGAEQPSSLETAFPYEEYECKICYNYFDLDRRAPKILECLHTFCEECLNTLHLREERPWRISCPICRHRTPVPDYRIQNLPNNTKVTEDFPLYIDSDPLPQDALPLYPPRLHPALVALRREEASGASTSQATPSTTLSTATTLSQDSVRYGSCQSCKRVALTTGCVCVIFSFLSMLVLLFMGLIFVHSHSSPPSPAGPICLSVASILAMFSVVVTWLICWLKYRPDHETGRSSGTNRRNA; encoded by the coding sequence ATGGCAGAGGTAGATTCAGCATCCAGTGGAGCAGAACAACCGAGCAGCCTGGAGACAGCATTCCCGTACGAGGAGTATGAATGCAAAATATGTTACAATTATTTCGACCTTGACCGTCGCGCGCCCAAGATTTTAGAATGCTTGCACACATTTTGCGAGGAGTGCCTGAACACTCTCCATCTCCGCGAGGAGCGTCCATGGCGCATCAGCTGCCCTATATGTCGCCACAGGACACCCGTACCGGACTATCGGATACAAAACCTACCCAATAATACCAAGGTAACGGAGGATTTCCCATTGTACATTGACTCTGATCCTCTGCCTCAGGATGCTTTGCCCCTCTACCCTCCCCGGTTGCACCCCGCACTCGTCGCCCTCAGGCGCGAGGAGGCATCGGGGGCGTCCACGAGCCAAGCTACCCCCTCCACTACCTTGTCCACTGCCACTACCCTTTCCCAGGACTCGGTGCGCTATGGAAGCTGTCAGAGCTGCAAGCGAGTTGCCCTTACTACGGGCTGTGTGTGCGTGATCTTCTCCTTTCTGTCCATGCTGGTTCTGCTCTTCATGGGCCTGATCTTCGTGCACAGTCACAGCAGCCCGCCCTCGCCCGCGGGACCCATCTGCCTGTCGGTGGCCAGCATCCTGGCCATGTTCTCGGTGGTAGTCACGTGGCTGATCTGCTGGTTAAAATATAGACCCGATCATGAGACAGGACGCTCATCTGGAACGAATAGGCGGAACGCctga